One window of Novosphingobium sp. P6W genomic DNA carries:
- a CDS encoding amidohydrolase has product MKHSIAAATMLLAGTALTAPLFASPAHADILVDNVEGVTPDGKGGVDHFEGFLIGPDGHVVQVFHRGDKRPKKVDYQVDGKGRVVVPGMIDAHGHVMATGFAKMTLDLSAARSLDEALSRIAAWVAAHPEAPWVLGTGWNQADWNKDASGADRMPTAAELDQVTGGKPAWLIRVDGHAGWANSAALSAAGVSAASADPAGGQILRMAGSKAPAGVLVDAATALIEAKLPHTRPDDRDSALGEAQLTLLAAGVTTIADMGTTIEDWQAFRRAADKGALRVRIVSYAAGIDNMSLIGGPRPTQWLYEDRLKMNGVKFYLDGALGSRGAWLKAPYADDAKAKGLARMSQTQLGNLMSRAAIDNFQVAVHAIGDEANATVLDSIEELSATYKGDRRWRIEHAQIVDPADIPRFGRNGVIASMQPQHEASDRTMAEARLGPARLAGAYAWKSISAAGATLAFGSDTPVEPAHPFEGLAVAITRTGADGQPAGGWQPQEVLSREAALAAYTTGAAYSLFAEDRLGRIAKGYRADFLFVDNDPMTAAPEQVRTTRVLETWIGGKLAWSAAQDGGKAGVRRERDPRPEPASGAQGR; this is encoded by the coding sequence GCAAGGGCGGCGTCGATCATTTCGAGGGCTTCCTGATCGGCCCGGACGGGCATGTCGTGCAGGTCTTCCACCGCGGCGACAAACGGCCCAAGAAGGTCGACTATCAGGTCGACGGCAAGGGCCGCGTGGTCGTGCCCGGCATGATCGATGCCCACGGCCACGTCATGGCCACCGGCTTTGCGAAGATGACGCTGGACCTTTCCGCAGCCAGATCGCTGGATGAGGCCCTGTCGCGCATCGCGGCATGGGTCGCCGCGCATCCCGAGGCGCCCTGGGTACTGGGCACCGGCTGGAACCAGGCGGACTGGAACAAGGATGCCAGCGGCGCCGACCGCATGCCCACTGCGGCCGAATTGGACCAGGTGACCGGCGGCAAGCCCGCCTGGCTCATCCGCGTGGACGGCCATGCCGGCTGGGCCAACTCCGCCGCGCTGTCCGCTGCCGGGGTAAGCGCTGCCAGTGCCGATCCGGCGGGCGGTCAGATCCTGCGCATGGCGGGCTCCAAGGCTCCGGCGGGCGTGCTCGTCGACGCTGCCACCGCGCTGATCGAAGCCAAGCTGCCCCACACCCGCCCCGACGACCGCGATTCAGCGCTGGGCGAGGCGCAGCTCACGCTGCTCGCCGCAGGCGTGACCACCATCGCCGACATGGGCACCACGATCGAGGACTGGCAGGCCTTCCGCCGCGCCGCGGACAAGGGCGCGCTGCGCGTGCGCATCGTCTCCTATGCGGCCGGGATCGACAACATGAGCCTGATCGGCGGCCCCCGTCCGACGCAGTGGCTTTACGAAGACCGGCTCAAGATGAACGGGGTGAAATTCTACCTCGACGGCGCGCTGGGATCGCGCGGCGCCTGGCTCAAGGCGCCTTACGCCGATGACGCCAAGGCGAAGGGCCTGGCCCGGATGAGCCAGACGCAGCTGGGCAACCTGATGAGCCGTGCGGCGATCGACAACTTCCAGGTCGCCGTCCACGCCATCGGCGACGAGGCCAACGCCACCGTGCTCGATTCGATCGAGGAACTGTCCGCCACCTACAAGGGCGACCGACGCTGGCGCATCGAACATGCGCAGATTGTCGATCCTGCGGACATTCCGCGCTTCGGCCGCAACGGGGTTATCGCCTCGATGCAACCGCAGCACGAGGCTTCGGACCGCACCATGGCCGAGGCCCGGCTGGGTCCGGCGCGGCTTGCCGGGGCTTATGCGTGGAAATCGATCTCGGCGGCGGGCGCGACGCTGGCCTTCGGGTCCGACACGCCGGTTGAGCCCGCCCACCCCTTCGAGGGCCTGGCCGTGGCAATCACCCGCACCGGCGCGGACGGTCAGCCGGCCGGGGGCTGGCAGCCGCAGGAAGTACTCTCTCGCGAAGCGGCGCTGGCCGCCTATACCACGGGCGCGGCCTACTCCCTGTTCGCCGAGGACCGCCTAGGCCGCATCGCCAAGGGTTACCGCGCGGACTTCCTGTTCGTCGACAACGACCCGATGACCGCCGCGCCCGAACAGGTGCGCACGACCCGGGTGCTGGAAACCTGGATCGGCGGCAAGCTGGCATGGTCGGCAGCGCAGGACGGCGGCAAGGCCGGAGTGCGGCGTGAGCGCGACCCGAGGCCGGAACCCGCCAGCGGTGCACAGGGCCGTTAA
- a CDS encoding GntR family transcriptional regulator yields MPVIDAQLKVRRRRGTNLVTATTEFLRERIFAAAPGALIGSLHALARSLEVGIVTLQQAARVLEHEGLLEVRRGPGGGYYGARPDDAALERAFDAYLRVHPATWEEALDMTSLLFNELASAAAGCRDAGLLGDLRTMAGKVETCASDAELGAFEFAFQELLFRMVRRPLFEMLTRVTLHYATTRSDAPVRALEHDMDSWKAGRRRIIAAILAHDGALARFEADRSNRAVILRHLDAARV; encoded by the coding sequence ATGCCTGTAATTGACGCCCAACTTAAAGTCCGCCGACGCCGCGGGACGAATCTCGTCACCGCCACCACCGAGTTTCTGCGCGAACGTATCTTTGCCGCCGCCCCCGGCGCGCTGATCGGATCGCTCCATGCGCTGGCCCGCAGCCTTGAAGTCGGCATCGTCACCCTGCAACAGGCCGCCCGCGTCCTCGAACACGAGGGGCTGCTGGAAGTGCGGCGCGGTCCCGGCGGCGGCTATTACGGCGCGCGGCCCGACGATGCGGCGCTGGAGCGGGCCTTCGACGCGTATCTGCGGGTTCACCCAGCGACATGGGAGGAGGCGCTGGACATGACTTCGCTGCTGTTCAACGAGCTTGCCTCCGCAGCCGCCGGATGCCGGGACGCGGGCTTGCTTGGCGATCTGCGCACGATGGCGGGAAAAGTGGAAACCTGCGCCAGCGACGCGGAGCTGGGCGCCTTCGAGTTCGCGTTTCAGGAACTGCTGTTCCGCATGGTCCGCCGCCCGCTGTTTGAAATGCTCACCCGCGTCACCCTGCACTATGCCACCACCCGGTCCGACGCCCCGGTGCGGGCGCTGGAGCACGACATGGATAGCTGGAAGGCAGGCCGCCGCCGCATCATCGCCGCGATTCTGGCCCATGACGGAGCGCTCGCCCGCTTCGAGGCCGATCGCAGCAACCGCGCGGTTATTCTGCGGCACCTCGATGCCGCGCGCGTCTGA
- a CDS encoding aldehyde dehydrogenase, whose amino-acid sequence MAFLTPDRSVLPGHALVIDGVSEAGGSGAAFEHVYPGTGAVTAELRLADAGDVDRAVAAAQSAAPAWRAMPGDKRRDLMLRLAALIEENAAQMTPLLSIENGSIILAGPHMSADAAQKFRYFGGWADKIEGRTISTWGGPAHDYVTYEPYGVVGIIVPWNGPLFAATMCLAPALAAGNCVVLKAPENAPFSLMKLMEIIGQAGFPAGVVNLVTGGPDVGAAMVAHPGIGKIEFIGSGGTARKILGSAAQSLKPVGLELGGKSAVLVFADANLQAAAKRGLSGAVSANGQGCVNGTRLLVERSIYEPYVQMLAAMAGHIKVGDPLAMDTIMGPVISAPALERIQGMVTGGIADGARLVCGGERLGGDHGSGFFLPITVLADVAPGSAIARNEVFGPVLVVTPFDSEEEAVSLANDSDYGLGAYVHTTSLARAHRVAGQMMAGQVQVNGSGEAMTACVPFGGMKHSGHGRLGGIEALREFQQVRNVWVNLRE is encoded by the coding sequence ATGGCATTTCTCACACCGGATCGGTCGGTCCTGCCGGGCCACGCCCTCGTCATAGACGGGGTGAGCGAGGCAGGCGGCAGCGGCGCTGCGTTCGAACACGTCTACCCCGGCACCGGTGCAGTCACTGCGGAACTGCGGCTGGCCGATGCGGGCGATGTCGACCGCGCCGTGGCCGCTGCGCAGAGCGCTGCCCCGGCATGGCGCGCCATGCCGGGCGACAAGCGGCGCGACCTGATGCTGCGTCTTGCCGCGCTGATCGAGGAGAATGCGGCGCAAATGACCCCGCTGCTCTCGATCGAGAACGGCTCCATCATCCTCGCCGGTCCGCACATGAGCGCCGATGCCGCACAGAAATTCCGCTACTTCGGCGGCTGGGCGGACAAGATCGAGGGCCGCACGATCAGCACCTGGGGCGGCCCGGCGCACGATTACGTGACGTATGAGCCTTACGGGGTGGTCGGGATCATCGTGCCGTGGAACGGGCCGCTGTTCGCAGCGACGATGTGCCTGGCCCCGGCACTGGCGGCCGGCAACTGCGTGGTGCTGAAAGCGCCGGAGAACGCGCCGTTCTCGCTGATGAAGCTGATGGAGATCATCGGGCAGGCGGGCTTTCCGGCCGGAGTGGTCAACCTTGTCACCGGCGGGCCGGACGTAGGCGCGGCGATGGTGGCGCACCCCGGGATCGGCAAGATCGAATTCATCGGATCGGGCGGTACGGCGCGCAAGATTCTTGGCAGCGCGGCGCAGAGCCTGAAGCCGGTGGGGCTGGAACTGGGCGGCAAGTCGGCGGTGCTGGTCTTTGCCGACGCAAACCTTCAGGCGGCGGCGAAGCGCGGGCTGTCCGGTGCGGTCAGCGCCAACGGGCAGGGCTGCGTCAACGGCACGCGGCTGTTGGTGGAGCGTTCGATCTACGAGCCTTACGTGCAGATGCTGGCCGCCATGGCCGGGCACATCAAGGTCGGCGATCCGCTGGCGATGGACACGATCATGGGCCCCGTCATCTCCGCGCCGGCGCTGGAGCGCATTCAGGGCATGGTCACAGGCGGGATCGCCGATGGCGCGCGCCTCGTCTGCGGCGGCGAACGACTGGGGGGCGATCATGGCTCCGGCTTCTTTCTGCCGATCACGGTGCTGGCCGACGTCGCGCCGGGCAGCGCCATTGCGCGCAACGAGGTGTTCGGCCCGGTCCTCGTCGTCACGCCGTTCGACAGCGAGGAAGAGGCCGTCTCGCTCGCCAACGACAGCGATTACGGTCTGGGCGCCTATGTCCACACCACCAGCCTTGCCCGCGCTCACCGCGTCGCCGGGCAGATGATGGCGGGGCAGGTGCAGGTCAACGGCTCGGGCGAGGCGATGACGGCCTGCGTCCCCTTCGGCGGCATGAAGCATTCGGGCCACGGCCGCCTCGGCGGGATCGAGGCTCTGCGTGAGTTCCAGCAAGTGCGCAACGTCTGGGTCAACCTGCGGGAGTGA
- the scpB gene encoding SMC-Scp complex subunit ScpB, with the protein MTITDNTQPDDLVRAVEATLFAAEEPMSAEQIAAHLGFGEKGAGQVRPVIEQLVRHYEGRGILLVERGRRWHFETAPDLAHLLRREKEELRRLSRAATEVLAIVAYHEPVSRAEIEAIRGVQTAKGTLDVLMEAGWVRVAGRREVPGRPVIYATTPVFLDHFGLGTLKELPGIDELRAAGLLDPVDEDMIEAVLGPVNGRKADERESDPD; encoded by the coding sequence ATGACCATCACGGACAACACCCAGCCCGACGACCTCGTCCGCGCCGTGGAAGCTACGCTCTTCGCCGCCGAGGAGCCGATGAGCGCCGAGCAGATCGCGGCTCACCTCGGCTTCGGCGAAAAGGGGGCGGGGCAGGTGCGCCCCGTCATCGAGCAGCTTGTCCGCCATTACGAGGGACGCGGCATCCTGCTGGTCGAGCGCGGCAGGCGCTGGCATTTCGAGACCGCGCCCGATCTTGCCCACCTCCTGCGCCGCGAGAAGGAGGAATTGCGCCGCCTATCCCGCGCGGCCACCGAAGTGCTCGCCATCGTCGCGTATCACGAGCCGGTCAGCCGGGCCGAGATCGAGGCGATTCGCGGGGTGCAGACCGCCAAGGGCACCCTCGACGTGCTCATGGAGGCGGGCTGGGTGCGCGTCGCCGGACGGCGCGAGGTGCCGGGCCGCCCGGTCATCTATGCGACGACGCCGGTATTCCTAGACCACTTCGGGCTGGGGACGCTGAAGGAGCTGCCGGGCATCGACGAACTGCGCGCCGCCGGCCTGCTCGATCCGGTGGACGAGGACATGATCGAGGCAGTTCTGGGGCCGGTAAATGGCCGCAAGGCGGATGAACGCGAATCCGATCCTGACTGA
- a CDS encoding twin-arginine translocase TatA/TatE family subunit, whose translation MGSFSIWHWLIVLVIVLVLFGRGRVSEIMGDFGKGIKSFKDGMNEEEAKKAASSTPAVPPVQIAKPQDEVVPPAPAAVPTETKNEQV comes from the coding sequence ATGGGTAGCTTCTCGATCTGGCACTGGCTGATCGTTCTGGTGATCGTGCTCGTGCTGTTCGGACGCGGCCGCGTGTCGGAAATCATGGGTGACTTCGGCAAGGGCATCAAGAGCTTCAAGGACGGCATGAACGAGGAAGAGGCCAAGAAGGCCGCTTCGTCGACCCCCGCAGTGCCGCCCGTGCAGATCGCCAAGCCGCAGGATGAGGTCGTACCGCCGGCTCCCGCCGCAGTGCCGACCGAGACCAAGAACGAGCAGGTTTGA
- a CDS encoding carboxymuconolactone decarboxylase family protein: protein MLDPEDRAASGRVAEAEAAARSPREPATLLEESWRDFVWAEVWTRPGLPMRPRLIVAMASAATCGLEENQIDDFVRGALVGGHLSLAELREAALHLAVYAGWGNGGRLDRAVTRVALELDLPPAHVPPICPEPWDAQARNDGGHAAFAKVMTFAPGPPGSPYLQAINNFVFGEMWRRPGLDEASRRWITLVGVCESAAEIPIRSHIHAAMASGNCTGDEMLEFVVQYGTHAGWPKASRINAVVQEMIGKVARGLAWNG, encoded by the coding sequence ATGCTCGATCCCGAAGACCGCGCCGCCAGTGGCCGCGTCGCCGAAGCCGAAGCGGCGGCCCGCAGCCCGCGCGAACCGGCGACCCTGCTGGAGGAATCCTGGCGCGACTTCGTCTGGGCGGAGGTCTGGACCCGCCCCGGCCTGCCGATGCGCCCGCGCCTGATCGTCGCCATGGCCAGCGCGGCGACTTGCGGGCTGGAGGAAAACCAGATCGACGATTTCGTGCGCGGGGCGCTGGTCGGGGGGCACCTCAGCCTTGCCGAACTGCGCGAGGCGGCGCTGCATCTGGCCGTCTATGCGGGCTGGGGCAACGGCGGCAGGCTGGACCGCGCGGTGACGCGTGTGGCGCTTGAACTCGATCTGCCGCCCGCGCATGTCCCGCCGATCTGCCCCGAACCATGGGACGCGCAGGCCCGCAACGATGGCGGTCATGCCGCCTTCGCCAAAGTCATGACCTTTGCGCCGGGGCCGCCCGGATCGCCCTATCTTCAGGCCATCAACAACTTCGTCTTTGGCGAGATGTGGCGGCGTCCCGGCCTGGACGAGGCATCGCGCAGGTGGATCACGCTGGTCGGCGTGTGCGAATCGGCGGCCGAGATCCCGATCCGCAGCCACATCCACGCCGCCATGGCGAGCGGCAACTGCACCGGCGATGAGATGCTCGAATTCGTAGTGCAATACGGGACCCATGCGGGCTGGCCCAAGGCCTCGCGCATCAACGCGGTGGTGCAGGAGATGATCGGCAAGGTGGCCAGGGGGCTGGCGTGGAACGGCTAG
- the nagZ gene encoding beta-N-acetylhexosaminidase: protein MIPALFGLSGLTLTADERAFFRDADPAGYVLFGRNAQSREQVRALTDELRSLHGRDRLFICVDQEGGRVVRLKPPVWPKYPPGEVFDRLYDLAPASAIEAARANAHALGLDLAEAGITVDLHPSLDVRQPGAHDVVGDRALGSEPMRVAALARAILDGFARAGAAGCIKHIPGHGRAMADSHKELPTVTASAEELELDIAPFRTLASAPIGMTAHVRYTAWDDENPATLSPFVVGEVIRKRIGFTGLLMSDDLDMEALSGTVPERAAGAIAAGCDLALNCWAKMDDMVGIAKAVPVMGAQGLARLDTALAATGEALPGPDHATLHATLIAQRDALLALQAA from the coding sequence ATGATACCGGCTCTTTTCGGCCTCTCCGGCCTGACCCTGACCGCTGACGAGCGCGCCTTCTTCCGCGATGCCGATCCGGCGGGCTACGTCCTGTTCGGCCGCAATGCGCAAAGCCGTGAGCAGGTTCGCGCGCTCACAGACGAACTGCGCAGCCTCCACGGGCGCGACCGGCTGTTCATCTGCGTCGATCAGGAAGGCGGCCGCGTGGTGCGCCTGAAGCCGCCGGTCTGGCCGAAATACCCCCCCGGCGAGGTGTTCGACCGGCTTTACGACCTGGCCCCCGCCAGCGCCATCGAGGCTGCGCGGGCGAATGCCCATGCGCTGGGCCTGGACCTTGCCGAGGCGGGCATCACCGTCGACCTGCACCCCTCGCTCGATGTGCGCCAGCCCGGCGCGCACGATGTCGTCGGCGACCGTGCGCTGGGATCGGAACCGATGCGCGTCGCTGCGCTGGCCCGCGCCATTCTTGACGGGTTCGCCCGCGCAGGCGCGGCCGGATGCATCAAGCACATCCCCGGCCACGGCCGCGCCATGGCCGACAGTCACAAGGAACTGCCCACCGTCACCGCATCCGCCGAGGAACTGGAACTGGACATCGCGCCGTTCCGCACCCTGGCCTCGGCGCCGATCGGGATGACCGCGCACGTCCGCTACACCGCCTGGGACGATGAAAACCCCGCCACCCTCTCGCCCTTCGTGGTGGGTGAGGTGATCCGCAAACGAATCGGTTTCACCGGCCTGCTGATGAGCGATGACCTAGACATGGAAGCGCTGTCCGGCACGGTGCCGGAACGTGCGGCGGGCGCCATCGCGGCGGGCTGCGACCTTGCGCTCAATTGCTGGGCGAAGATGGACGACATGGTCGGCATCGCCAAGGCCGTGCCGGTGATGGGCGCGCAGGGCCTTGCCCGGCTGGACACGGCGCTGGCGGCCACCGGCGAGGCGCTTCCCGGCCCCGACCATGCTACCCTCCACGCCACTCTCATCGCCCAGCGCGACGCGCTGCTGGCGCTACAGGCAGCCTGA
- the tatB gene encoding Sec-independent protein translocase protein TatB, producing MFDVGASELLLIVIVAVVVIGPKDMPMALRTAGRWIGKMRKVSNHFRSGLDAMVREAELEDMERKWREQNEAIMKASPQLPSMNPTADDMQAPAASNPAPYTQDAPASQDHAASQDHKAEGGANATSEEPRQAEMHLPPPPP from the coding sequence ATGTTCGACGTCGGCGCATCCGAACTGCTGTTGATCGTGATCGTGGCGGTTGTCGTCATCGGTCCCAAGGACATGCCTATGGCATTGCGCACGGCTGGCCGCTGGATCGGCAAGATGCGCAAGGTCTCGAATCACTTCCGGTCCGGTCTCGACGCCATGGTCCGCGAGGCCGAGCTTGAGGACATGGAGCGCAAGTGGCGAGAGCAGAACGAGGCGATCATGAAGGCCAGCCCTCAGCTGCCCAGCATGAACCCGACTGCCGACGACATGCAGGCCCCGGCGGCGTCCAACCCCGCCCCGTACACGCAGGACGCTCCGGCATCGCAGGATCACGCCGCCTCGCAGGACCATAAGGCCGAGGGCGGGGCAAACGCGACAAGCGAAGAACCCCGGCAGGCCGAAATGCACCTGCCCCCGCCGCCGCCCTGA
- a CDS encoding SDR family NAD(P)-dependent oxidoreductase encodes MNTDMTGKVALVTGAASGLGRASALKLAEAGADLWLVDVNPQGLAETAALLAKSGRAVATQVVDLSDAAACAQVVPEATTRFGRLDALCNIAGLIYLANTPQMPLEQYRRTIAVNLDAPFVLSQGAIPHLLETNGAIVNVASCASYIGEAYAAAYCASKWGILGMTKAMAMEFQKAPIRINAVAPGGMVTNIALNYRPPENCDIELLKRFSGMRGQVEVDDVADMVLLLASEAGRGFHGACIDIDKGITAG; translated from the coding sequence ATGAACACCGATATGACCGGCAAGGTCGCCCTCGTAACCGGCGCCGCTTCGGGGCTGGGCCGGGCGAGCGCGCTCAAGCTGGCGGAGGCGGGGGCCGATCTCTGGCTTGTCGACGTCAACCCGCAGGGTTTGGCCGAAACCGCTGCGCTGCTGGCAAAAAGCGGGCGGGCAGTGGCAACGCAGGTCGTCGACCTTTCGGATGCCGCCGCCTGCGCGCAAGTCGTGCCCGAGGCGACGACGCGGTTCGGGCGGCTCGATGCGCTGTGCAACATCGCCGGGCTGATCTACCTTGCCAACACGCCGCAGATGCCGCTGGAGCAGTACCGGCGCACCATCGCCGTCAATCTCGACGCGCCTTTCGTGCTGTCGCAGGGCGCGATCCCGCACCTGCTGGAAACGAACGGCGCGATCGTCAACGTAGCTTCCTGTGCGTCCTATATCGGCGAGGCCTATGCCGCCGCCTATTGCGCCAGCAAGTGGGGCATCCTGGGCATGACCAAGGCCATGGCGATGGAGTTCCAGAAAGCCCCGATCCGCATCAATGCGGTCGCGCCCGGCGGCATGGTCACCAATATCGCGCTCAATTACCGGCCGCCCGAAAACTGCGACATCGAACTGCTCAAGCGGTTCTCGGGAATGCGCGGGCAGGTCGAGGTGGACGATGTGGCGGACATGGTCCTGCTCCTGGCGTCCGAGGCCGGGCGCGGTTTCCACGGCGCCTGCATCGACATCGACAAGGGTATTACGGCCGGTTGA
- a CDS encoding ScpA family protein: MAEAPGLFDGWGGEDRAEAQDDALYLDIDGWEGPLDLLLDLARRQKVDLRTISILELVDAYLTYIEQAEALRLELAADYLVMAAWLAYLKSAMLLPRDEAEDPSPEEMALRLQMRLQRLGAMREAAGRLMGRDRLGRDVFARGAPEGLRVDRKSLWQCSWYDLVRAYGDVKVRSEPVVHMVRERMVMTLDSAIQRVSSMLGVAIDWMDLRDFLPPAHDTWADPRLRRSALASSFVAALELARTGKAEIVQDETFGPLRLRAVKP; the protein is encoded by the coding sequence ATGGCCGAAGCTCCGGGCCTGTTCGACGGCTGGGGCGGGGAGGACCGCGCCGAGGCGCAGGACGACGCGCTCTATCTGGACATCGACGGTTGGGAAGGCCCGCTGGATTTGCTGCTCGACCTTGCGCGGCGGCAGAAGGTGGACCTTCGCACGATCTCGATTCTCGAACTGGTCGATGCCTATCTCACCTACATCGAGCAGGCCGAGGCGCTGCGGCTGGAACTGGCGGCGGACTATCTGGTGATGGCGGCCTGGCTCGCCTACCTCAAATCCGCGATGCTGCTCCCGCGCGACGAGGCGGAAGATCCCAGCCCCGAGGAGATGGCCCTGCGCCTGCAGATGCGCCTGCAACGCCTGGGTGCCATGCGCGAGGCGGCGGGGCGGCTGATGGGCCGTGATCGGCTGGGCCGCGATGTCTTCGCGCGCGGCGCGCCGGAGGGGCTGCGGGTTGATCGCAAGTCGCTGTGGCAGTGTTCGTGGTACGATCTCGTGCGGGCTTACGGCGATGTGAAGGTGCGCTCGGAACCCGTCGTCCACATGGTGCGCGAGCGGATGGTGATGACGCTGGACAGCGCGATCCAGCGGGTATCCTCGATGCTGGGCGTGGCGATCGACTGGATGGACCTGCGCGATTTCCTGCCGCCCGCGCACGATACCTGGGCCGACCCCCGGCTGCGGCGTTCGGCGCTGGCCTCCAGCTTCGTCGCGGCGCTGGAACTGGCGCGCACCGGCAAGGCAGAGATCGTGCAGGACGAAACGTTCGGACCTTTGCGGCTGCGGGCGGTGAAGCCGTGA
- a CDS encoding SDR family oxidoreductase, with the protein MTFTLDQFRLDGRVAVVAGAGGRGNSIGRAYAMGLAEAGASVVVADLNLEGAEAVAAEIAALGGKALAVQVDVADEASTLAMGKSACAAFGGVDVLVNNAALMVDISYDHCETVTLEAWNRAFSVNLNGALLCARAVIPSMRERGGGRIVNQTSGGAFPASGLYGISKLALVGLTTTLAKQLGKDGITCNAIAPGNVTSDAGKLLVPDDSPFIRFLEMTCAIDPRGAPDELVGTLLLLCSPAGQWITGQTVHVDGGWVMRP; encoded by the coding sequence ATGACATTCACGCTCGATCAGTTCCGCCTAGATGGCAGGGTGGCCGTGGTCGCCGGCGCCGGCGGGCGCGGCAATTCCATCGGCCGCGCCTATGCGATGGGCCTTGCCGAAGCGGGGGCGAGCGTCGTCGTCGCCGACCTCAACCTTGAAGGGGCCGAGGCCGTCGCCGCAGAGATCGCTGCCCTCGGCGGCAAGGCGCTGGCGGTGCAGGTGGACGTGGCTGATGAAGCCTCGACCCTAGCCATGGGCAAGTCTGCTTGCGCGGCGTTCGGCGGGGTCGACGTGCTGGTCAACAATGCCGCGCTGATGGTCGATATCAGCTACGACCACTGCGAGACGGTCACCTTGGAAGCCTGGAACCGGGCGTTTTCGGTGAACCTGAACGGTGCGCTGCTCTGCGCGCGGGCGGTCATCCCCTCGATGCGGGAGCGCGGCGGCGGGCGGATCGTCAACCAGACAAGCGGCGGGGCGTTTCCGGCGAGCGGGCTTTACGGTATTTCTAAACTGGCGCTGGTCGGGCTGACCACCACGCTGGCAAAGCAGCTGGGCAAGGACGGTATCACCTGCAACGCCATCGCGCCGGGCAATGTCACTTCGGATGCGGGCAAGCTGCTGGTGCCGGACGATTCGCCGTTCATCCGCTTTCTCGAAATGACCTGCGCCATCGACCCGCGCGGGGCCCCGGACGAACTGGTCGGCACCCTGCTGCTGCTGTGTTCGCCGGCGGGGCAGTGGATCACCGGGCAGACGGTTCATGTCGATGGCGGCTGGGTGATGCGGCCTTAG
- the tatC gene encoding twin-arginine translocase subunit TatC, with translation MQPFRVSDIDDTQAPLLEHLVELRGRLLRAFLAFAVAFGVCFYFSSDIFSFLVRPLTEAFPPGQGRLIYTKLYEAFFVEVKIAMFAAFFVSFPVIANQIWAFVAPGLYAKEKKAFLPFLIATPILFTMGAALAYYVVMPTAFHFFLGFQGQKGGLKLEALPGTGDYLALVMQFILAFGISFLLPVLLMLLNRAGIVTRAQCVAARRYAIVGVFIVAAVATPPDVISQLMLAIPLLLLFEGTLILMWFTERREAKERAAEEKAIEKNAEAAGKAVAE, from the coding sequence ATGCAGCCCTTCCGCGTTTCCGATATCGACGATACCCAGGCCCCCCTGCTCGAACACCTGGTCGAGCTGCGGGGCCGGCTGCTGCGCGCCTTCCTGGCCTTTGCAGTGGCGTTCGGCGTGTGCTTCTATTTTTCGAGCGACATCTTTTCGTTCCTGGTCCGTCCGCTGACCGAGGCGTTTCCGCCGGGGCAGGGCCGGCTGATCTACACCAAGCTGTATGAGGCGTTCTTCGTCGAAGTGAAGATCGCGATGTTCGCGGCCTTTTTCGTCAGCTTCCCGGTGATCGCCAACCAGATCTGGGCCTTCGTGGCGCCCGGCCTTTATGCGAAAGAGAAGAAGGCGTTCCTGCCTTTCCTGATCGCAACGCCGATCCTGTTCACGATGGGCGCGGCGTTGGCTTACTACGTGGTCATGCCGACCGCCTTCCACTTCTTCCTGGGCTTCCAGGGACAGAAGGGCGGCCTCAAGCTAGAGGCTCTGCCCGGCACCGGTGACTATCTGGCGCTGGTGATGCAGTTCATCCTGGCCTTCGGGATCAGCTTCCTGCTGCCGGTGCTGCTGATGCTGCTCAACCGGGCCGGCATCGTGACGCGCGCGCAGTGCGTGGCGGCGCGGCGTTATGCGATCGTCGGCGTGTTCATCGTCGCGGCCGTGGCGACGCCGCCGGACGTGATCTCGCAGCTGATGCTGGCGATCCCGTTGCTGCTGCTGTTCGAAGGCACGCTGATCCTCATGTGGTTCACCGAACGCCGCGAAGCCAAGGAGCGCGCGGCCGAGGAAAAGGCCATCGAGAAGAACGCCGAAGCGGCAGGCAAAGCGGTAGCGGAGTAA